One Vanessa atalanta chromosome 8, ilVanAtal1.2, whole genome shotgun sequence genomic window carries:
- the LOC125065804 gene encoding 4-galactosyl-N-acetylglucosaminide 3-alpha-L-fucosyltransferase FUT6-like isoform X2 has protein sequence MFKNDTRDFELTKDRENRTYVILIWRYWKWLQHRHVENFGSRRKSDPLSACSVHNCKFTGEDSKLSSADAVVIHIQRGVFPNTTKRNTEQRWVFLSDESPIHAFSMASVQPKMSDLANIFNWSMTYRSDSDVPVPYGRTVALKKPILSQITYEHLKTLVPYWNDKSKDILATILISNCAVSRRMAYLKKMQEYLTVDVYGKCSENHKESCPGHFRSDCNLMSKYLFYLVFENSLCEEYLTEKLFYHAYSKGAIPVIMGSTVDICKKLLPPNSFLHVDNYKEPKELANHILDISKDDKTLLSYHEWRNDFDVLNEHGYFGSKSYHLCRICEALNYNDAKTKIYDEENLRIFFDPELSCR, from the exons ATGTTTAAAAACGATACACGTGACTTTGAATTAACCAAGGATAGAGAGAATCGgacatatgttatattaatatggaGGTACTGGAAATGGCTTCAACATCGGCATGTTGAAAATTTTGGTAGCAGGCG GAAGAGCGACCCACTTAGTGCGTGCAGTGTCCATAACTGTAAATTTACAGGAGAAGACAGCAAATTATCGTCAGCTGATGCTGTAGTAATTCATATACAAAGAGGTGTATTTCCAAACACAACTAAGAGGAATACAGAACAGAGATGGGTTTTTTTAAGCGACGAATCCCCGATTCACGCATTTTCAATGGCGTCTGTACAGCCTAAAATGTCGGACTTGGCGAATATTTTCAACTGGTCTATGACGTATAG GAGCGATTCCGACGTGCCTGTACCGTATGGCAGAACAGTGGCGTTGAAAAAACCGATATTAAGTCAAATAACATACGAACATTTGAAGACGTTGGTTCCATATTGGAATGACAAAAGTAAAGACATTCTGGCCACTATTCTCATATCGAATTGTGCTGTTTCTCGCAGGATGGCTTACTTGAAGAAAATGCAGGAATATTTAACTGTTGATGTATACGGAAAATGTTCGGAAAATCATAAAGAAAG CTGTCCCGGTCACTTCAGATCGGATTGCAACTTGATgtccaaatatttattttacttggtttTCGAGAACTCTCTATGTGAAGAATATTTAACagaaaaattgttttatcaCGCGTACAGTAAGGGCGCCATACCAGTGATAATGGGTTCCACGGTCGACATCTGTAAAAAGCTCTTACCACCCAACTCTTTCCTGCACGTTGATAATTATAAGGAACCTAAAGAATTAGCCAATCACATTCTTGATATAAGTAAAGATGATAAGACCCTTCTCTCATATCACGAGTGGAGAAATGATTTCGATGTGCTCAACGAACATGGATATTTCGGATCAAAGTCCTATCACCTCTGCAGGATTTGCGAAGCTTTAAATTACAACGATGCTAAAACAAAGATATATGATGAAGAGAACTTACGAATATTTTTTGACCCAGAATTATCTTGtcgatga
- the LOC125065804 gene encoding 4-galactosyl-N-acetylglucosaminide 3-alpha-L-fucosyltransferase FUT6-like isoform X1: MWYLRVLLKKIVSFNTYFLLIVLCLCLLLIYKLNINLKSAYMSEIYQPELDSDIHSDDYSHHIDLVNNFYNRRKDWQTSNLGSLMFKNDTRDFELTKDRENRTYVILIWRYWKWLQHRHVENFGSRRKSDPLSACSVHNCKFTGEDSKLSSADAVVIHIQRGVFPNTTKRNTEQRWVFLSDESPIHAFSMASVQPKMSDLANIFNWSMTYRSDSDVPVPYGRTVALKKPILSQITYEHLKTLVPYWNDKSKDILATILISNCAVSRRMAYLKKMQEYLTVDVYGKCSENHKESCPGHFRSDCNLMSKYLFYLVFENSLCEEYLTEKLFYHAYSKGAIPVIMGSTVDICKKLLPPNSFLHVDNYKEPKELANHILDISKDDKTLLSYHEWRNDFDVLNEHGYFGSKSYHLCRICEALNYNDAKTKIYDEENLRIFFDPELSCR, from the exons ATGTGGTATTTAAgagtgttattaaaaaaaatcgtatcatttaatacttattttttgcttatagtattatgtttatgtttgttattaatatataaattgaatataaatttgaaatcggCTTATATGAGTGAAATATATCAACCGGAACTTGACAGTGACATCCACAGCGATGATTATAGTCACCACATTGATTTagtgaataatttttataatagacgAAAG GATTGGCAAACATCAAACTTGGGATCGCTTATGTTTAAAAACGATACACGTGACTTTGAATTAACCAAGGATAGAGAGAATCGgacatatgttatattaatatggaGGTACTGGAAATGGCTTCAACATCGGCATGTTGAAAATTTTGGTAGCAGGCG GAAGAGCGACCCACTTAGTGCGTGCAGTGTCCATAACTGTAAATTTACAGGAGAAGACAGCAAATTATCGTCAGCTGATGCTGTAGTAATTCATATACAAAGAGGTGTATTTCCAAACACAACTAAGAGGAATACAGAACAGAGATGGGTTTTTTTAAGCGACGAATCCCCGATTCACGCATTTTCAATGGCGTCTGTACAGCCTAAAATGTCGGACTTGGCGAATATTTTCAACTGGTCTATGACGTATAG GAGCGATTCCGACGTGCCTGTACCGTATGGCAGAACAGTGGCGTTGAAAAAACCGATATTAAGTCAAATAACATACGAACATTTGAAGACGTTGGTTCCATATTGGAATGACAAAAGTAAAGACATTCTGGCCACTATTCTCATATCGAATTGTGCTGTTTCTCGCAGGATGGCTTACTTGAAGAAAATGCAGGAATATTTAACTGTTGATGTATACGGAAAATGTTCGGAAAATCATAAAGAAAG CTGTCCCGGTCACTTCAGATCGGATTGCAACTTGATgtccaaatatttattttacttggtttTCGAGAACTCTCTATGTGAAGAATATTTAACagaaaaattgttttatcaCGCGTACAGTAAGGGCGCCATACCAGTGATAATGGGTTCCACGGTCGACATCTGTAAAAAGCTCTTACCACCCAACTCTTTCCTGCACGTTGATAATTATAAGGAACCTAAAGAATTAGCCAATCACATTCTTGATATAAGTAAAGATGATAAGACCCTTCTCTCATATCACGAGTGGAGAAATGATTTCGATGTGCTCAACGAACATGGATATTTCGGATCAAAGTCCTATCACCTCTGCAGGATTTGCGAAGCTTTAAATTACAACGATGCTAAAACAAAGATATATGATGAAGAGAACTTACGAATATTTTTTGACCCAGAATTATCTTGtcgatga